One region of Miscanthus floridulus cultivar M001 chromosome 19, ASM1932011v1, whole genome shotgun sequence genomic DNA includes:
- the LOC136528760 gene encoding uncharacterized protein: MAGSYAAVPFSTPLGAHPWATPALFSAAPPDGSYAAVPFSTPLGAHPWAAPALFSAAPPAGSYAAVPISTPLGTHPWAMLALSSAAPPVFTTATATVAPLPAQQPAPSTGAFGEWMATFDHLQR; the protein is encoded by the coding sequence atggCTGGATCCTACGCCGCTGTGCCCTTCTCCACACCGCTCGGCGCACATCCCTGGGCTACGCCGGCCCTGTTCTCCGCAGCGCCGCCGGACGGATCCTACGCCGCCGTGCCCTTCTCCACACCGCTCGGCGCACATCCCTGGGCTGCGCCAGCCCTGTTCTCCGCAGCGCCGCCGGCCGGATCCTACGCCGCCGTGCCCATCTCCACGCCGCTCGGCACACATCCTTGGGCTATGCTGGCCCTGTCCTCCGCAGCTCCGCCCGTGTTCACCACCGCCACAGCCACTGTGGCGCCCTTGCCTGCGCAGCAGCCTGCACCTTCCACAGGCGCCTTCGGTGAGTGGATGGCGACCTTCGACCACCTGCAGCGCTAG
- the LOC136529153 gene encoding cell number regulator 13-like, with protein MALVGQVATVAQLVGLDAYSLITMIADAARTVRRNRATCRQLARRVEMIGGLLRRLQDAHPMRAPETRAPVEELEETLRRAYLLVRSCQRRGYAYRCFMGARHADELREVQGEIGFYLQLFPLVSYVDATLNWVRLLDKAGENSSSQEAPVVRPSLVPFLFLSCDGCCLGIVQGLCLGNMSYYAHIHEFSCVTAGVETRY; from the exons ATGGCTCTGGTCGGCCAGGTCGCCACGGTGGCGCAGCTGGTGGGTCTCGACGCGTACAGCCTCATCACCATGATCGCCGACGCCGCGCGGACGGTGCGCCGGAACCGCGCCACCTGCCGGCAGCTGGCGCGGCGGGTGGAGATGATCGGCGGCCTGCTCCGGCGGCTCCAGGACGCGCACCCGATGCGCGCGCCGGAGACGCGGGCGCCCGTGGAGGAGCTCGAGGAGACGCTCCGGCGAGCGTACCTGCTCGTGCGCTCCTGCCAGCGGCGCGGGTACGCGTACCGGTGCTTCATGGGGGCGCGCCACGCCGACGAGCTCCGGGAGGTGCAGGGCGAGATCGGCTTCTACCTCCAGCTCTTCCCCCTCGTCAGCTACGTCGACGCCACGCTCAACTGGGTGAGGCTCCTCGACAAGGCCGGTGAGAATTCGTCTAGCCAAGAG GCACCTGTGGTAAGACCGTCTCTTGTGCCGTTCCTGTTTCTATCGTGCGATGGATGCTGCTTAGGCATTGTTCAGGGATTATGCCTTGGTAACATGTCTTATTATGCACATATCCATGAATTTTCATGTGTCACTGCAGGAGTTGAAACACGTTACTGA